The Topomyia yanbarensis strain Yona2022 chromosome 3, ASM3024719v1, whole genome shotgun sequence nucleotide sequence CATCGGAACTAACAGTGAAAGAAATGTACGACCAAGATGCGCACCCTATGTTGAGGGTTAGTTACACATTCTTCTGCAGGATATTGAAACAACTTCACATTTCACTCGTAAAGCTTGGGCACGAGGAATGTGAAACGTGTACCATAGCCACGCTACATCGAAATAATTCTGGTCACAACGATGTAGATTCGATATCTGGCTGTTCTGTTTGTGAAAGTTTTGTGAAGCATTTGGCGTTTGCAAAGCAGTCACGTGATGCATATCGCACGGATGGCGATATAGTAAGGCCGGAAGAAATAGTGCTGGCTGTTGATCTACAAAAGGTTTGCATCATTTGATTCGTCTGTAGATATTTGCTCAAaagtttttataacttttttctttaaaagttATCCAGCTGCCGCGCCGCGAAGGTTTCAAGACCATTGTTTTTTCACAACGTCTTTTAGCGTTTAATGAGTCTTTTGCTCCAGTTGGAAACTACGCTAGATCTAACGATATCATAGCATGCCTGTGGAATGAAGCAGTTTGCAGGCAGATCAGCAAATGATATCATCAGCTGTTTTAATCGGGTCATTAGGCACCTCGATAGTCTACGCAGAATTACTTTCTGGGTGGATAATTGCGCGGCTCAGAATAAAAATTGGGGTCTATTCCTTCATTTGGTTCTGTTAATCAACTCCAAGTCAGTTCAGGTGCAAGAAATAgtcctcaatttttttttaatccggACATACATTTATGGCAGCCGATTCTTTCCATGTTGCTGTAGAAAGGCAATGCGTAAAAATCCGCCAGTTACTTTCCCGGAATTTATTAATACTGTTTCAATAGCGAAGAAAAATGTTGATGTTTTGGACATGCAAGCGGAAAATTTCTTCCAAGCAACGTTTAGTGTCAGCCAATATACATTGAACCAATGTAAAAATCGCCCGTACATTGACCAAATCAGGCGGATAATTGTGAGAAAAGGAATTTCGGGATTGCAGTACAGCGGTACTGTCTCTGACGATGGACAATTGGAAAACTGTATGTTGTTTCCCAAAAAGCAACTAAAGCTGGTTACCGCTGAAGGATTCTGCTTTGAAAGCACGCTGAAGTATCAGAAATACCCAGTTGGTCTGGAGAATACTCGAAAAGATGTGCTGAATGGTGTAATTTTACCACTTATAAGAGAGGAGCAGAAATTCTTCTGGAGAAACTTGCCTGTTAAGCATAATTAACAAAGAGCCTGATTTTCTAAATATAAATTGCTGTTAAATTACAGTACAATAACTGCATTAATACATAAATGCCGTAATACAAAAATACTTTATTAttacaacgaaaaaaaaacttttttttttggagaTAACATATGGGACGAATATACGAGTACTTTTTATATGGGACATACatggtttgatatttttttcgtatttcgCCGATCAAACTCATCATTTTTCTTTTGAGTTCCGAAAGTATAGTAATAATAAGCATTGTTTGTgacgataactcaaaaatgaTGGAAAATCATATGGGACTAATATGCGAGTATGGGCAGTGtatcacactgcacaaataagattaccgggtttgtttagaaaatataaaaaaaaaataccaaaacatggctgTCTTATCCATTTGactcaatggatgggacaatcttgaacagcgtttttcacggtttgctgtttttcaacatgggactcttatgcttttatgggcagttagCCCTATAATATAACAATACAACGTGAGCTACCAATTAAAAGCAAAACAtatcaaaacaattcttcgtTTTCTATTACTTGCACTCAGATATAATTACTTGAGCAATATTGCACTGCAATACTATCGGTTCATGCTGGATTTTAGTAAGATGTTAAATTCTCAAGCTCACCTGAACCGGATAAATCTGTGCCTGATACACCTGTGGTGGTTGTGCTTGGGGTGCAGTTGCAATAGGATACTGGTACATTGTCGGATGTACGGATTGCGCTGGAATGGCCGCGACTGCAGCCTGTTGTGCTGCTGCAGCGTACGGCGGCGGAGGAAGATGGTGAGTTGCGAACTGCATTGGGGCAGCCTGTGGTGCGGACGGATTCACGCTCCAATTGTTGGTGTAAAATGGCTGGTGAACAATCCCCGGAGGGTACGGTGGATAACCTGCTGGTGTCATGCTAGTAACCACGGAATTATACGATGGAGGCAGCTGTGCATGTGCTGGAATCTGTAAAGTATACATCCCTTTTTCGTTCGCTGCAATATATGAATCTACGGAAGCTACTTACTTGGCTGTTCACGTATTGTTGATAAGCTGCTGATTGAGCCGCATCATACGGATAacctaaaataaacaaatataagTTATCTGTTGcaccatctgtttatttttcaaacaatttttttgaaatttggctAGCTAAGTtcattttattaacttttaacAGAAATAATTTGATTTCTTAATAATGCAAATATCTGCTGATTTGCACTACATAGCAGGTCGAATGAATATATTGTTAGACAATCGGACATTCTAATTTTGATGTGTTCTGGGGGAAGATGTTTCCGTCAATGTTGGTTTTAGCGTGTTTTAGATTTTCATATTGGCAATGAAATCCTTAAACACCTATTGTGTATTTGTGCTTGAAATTTCAGTTCAGAACAAAGAGGAAAACCCGTAAACCAAGCTTATTGATTTTCTGATGATCGATGTCTCCTTTAAGAATTTTTCCGTTGTAGCTGTTCGCTAGTAACATTGAATACGTTCATGTTCAACCCCGGATCTAAGCAGGAAATTTGTATTTGGCGATACACAAATGACTAATTTaaagtgaattatttttattgcattaacatgacgtttttttttctcgttgcCTAATCCTTTTTTTCGATAGCAAGAATAACGTTAGCAATTTATCAATACTCACCATTATTTGCCTTGTTGTTCATGGTTTCACTATATTTGTTAACTTGTAAATTTATAACTATATGTTTTATACTATATAAgttaaaaataaatacaaaatcGCGTTAAATTCAGTGATTTACCTCTAAGTAACTTCTTTAATATCGATTTGTTTGTCTATAGAAAATGTCAACCTTCCGACTTGGGTGAaactaaagacgctgaatccctacggataaagactcgccatctctatcttattcttattatttatctgtcagcgtcattccaatcgagcacgagatttGTCAAAAGCTCTCAATCCGAAGgaaatcgcttcgaatccttctggaacgagggtCATTGACAGGTCTTGTGCTTGATTGGAATAACACTGACAGATGAATGGTGAACAAACGATAGACGTGTCGAgcctttatccagagggattctgGTCgttacccagtaaagttcagccggaaatgaactggaattctggctggttccagttcgtattccggctccagtgacacaaccgattctaactagaatcggttgtgtcactggagccggtatacggactggaaccagccagaattccggttcatttcagGCTGAGCTTTACTGGGCAGTAGCGACATCTAGTGGTAAACAGCTAAACTAAAGCAGCGCTACCTGTATTTCAGATATATAAGTCGTGTATAAAAGTACAGaacacacgcagaaaaaaaatagtaaaatgaagaaattttggttttaaaccaCAATTTTCCCGTTggatatagtgacaaacaagattcaggtttgatttaatcaatactattgattgaaattaccaacaaattcatttgttggcttttcagcAGTTtcaacaaatctcgacaaacatatgattacggcctaaaagccaactgtcaaaatccactttgaatggaaattccggacaaaccgttagacgccaatcacagatgttggtagtaaatgaaagagaaaagttttctctttcataaactgttgtgaactgttttcgactagtaacggtttgtctggaatttccattcaaagtgaattttgacagttggcttttaggccgtaatcatatgtttgtcgagaaatatatcatttgaaacaacaaaatcatggtAAGTTTAACCGAATAAACAAGTTcaaagaaacaaaaacaaatcttttgtattaaccaaaggagagaacaaccgaagactccatatcaagaagactgatatctctttccttcccccatacaaacgagaagcgacagaggttacagcgcctctattggaagaagggaggaagctttatgtaaaaatgtatatgtgtgtgtgcatcactatggaaagtaccacctttacccgcaagtggcgttgctgttactgtctccggattctggacagagttgccagtcttcttgatatggagtcttcggaacaactcaaatttagttatttaaacaaagattctgttgatttttaacaaagggatcagttagatctaacacattttatttttattcaacaatgtttctatttaaaatttatacaagtatttgttgaactaataCAATTACATTCTTTCgaaaaacgcccatttc carries:
- the LOC131689664 gene encoding DAZ-associated protein 2; the encoded protein is MNNKANNGYPYDAAQSAAYQQYVNSQIPAHAQLPPSYNSVVTSMTPAGYPPYPPGIVHQPFYTNNWSVNPSAPQAAPMQFATHHLPPPPYAAAAQQAAVAAIPAQSVHPTMYQYPIATAPQAQPPQVYQAQIYPVQGTMYDAGARFGKTGGATTIPPPPPGIAPTAAQIAAMQGQQVVMTKKKNNFIHGGNGAGFTFW